CGACGAAACAGCAGGTTGCAAAATTACAAAAACAAAATAATAAGAAAAAAGAACTACAACAGGCGCAAAAACGCTTGCGGGCTTTGAAAACAGAGCTAAGGAAAGTTCAACAAGCATCTAATAAGATGAAAAATACTCCGGTTCGCGTTCAGTCTTTTGAGCAACCTCTTGCCGAAGACAAAACGGAAGAAATTATTACTCGAACTTATTTAAGAAGCTTGAGTCGTTATCCAACTGAAGCAGAGAAAACTGCTGCCAAAAAGTATCTTGATGAATCCAAGGACAAAATGGCAGGCATTTATGATCTTGTTTGGGCAGTACTTAATACAAAGGAATTCATGCTCAATCACTAGTTTATTTCTGAAACTGATCCGATTCATTTCAATACAACTACAAACAATTAAAGCCTGACCAAAAATGTTGGGCAATTCAATGCGAAAGGAATTCAAATGGCTATTTCAATGACATGTGATGGAGTAAAACGCCGTGATTTTCTCAAGGTCGGTGCACTCGGTTTCACAGGTTTGACACTTTCTTCTTATTTAAGACTGGTCGATGCCGGAAAAACAAAACCAAAAGGTGCCAAATCAGCTATTTTTATTGAGCTACCAGGCGGTCCCTCCCATATGGACACGTTCGACTTGAAACCGGAATCACCGAGTGAGTATCGTGGTGAATTCAATCCGATCAAAACAAACATTGACGGAATTGAAATCTGTGAGCATCTTCCAAAGCTCGCTTCTTGTATGGATAAGTTTGCACTGCTACGCGGTGTCTCGCACTCTGTTGCAGCGCATGCTTTAGGGCGTTCTTACGTCAATACTGGTAATCGTCCTTTGCCTTCTTTGGAATATCCAGGTTATGGAGCCGTATTTACAAAAGAAAACCCTGGACCTGAAAACCTTCCTCCTTATGTTTCGATTCCCAATTCGACTCAAAAACCTGGTTTTCTCGGTGTCAAGTATGCTCCACTCAATACCGGTGCGACTCCTCGTCCCGGCCAACCGTTCAACGTACGAGGAATTTCTCTCCGTTCTGGTTTGACAGTTGAGAACATCGAACGCCGTGAATCGCTGTTACGAGATATTGATCAAACCTTCAACGGGTTAGAAAAGAATTCGCAGTTAATTGAAGGGCTGGATCAGTTTGGTCAACAGGCTTATTCAATCATCACATCCAAAAGAGCACGAGATGCGTTTGATATCTCTAAAGAATCTCCCGCATTTTCGAAACCATTTGGCGAATCCAGTTTTGGGCAAAGTTGTCTGTTAGCTTCACGTCTCGTTGAGTCGGGAGTTCGTTTTGTGACTGTTTCCACCGGCGGCTGGGACACACACCGAAATAACTGGGACAGTCTGGAGAATCGATTACTGCCTTCACTTGATACAGGTCTCTCAGCGCTCTTTAACGGTCTTGCTGAAAAAGGATTGCTCGAGTCGACCGCAGTTTATGTGACGGGGGAATTTGGACGGACTCCTAAAATCAATAGAGAACGTGGTGGACGCGATCACTATCCCCGCTGCATGTTTATGTTAATGGCAGGAGGCCAGGTCAAAGGGGGACAGGTTATTGGAAAGAGCGACGACAAAGGGACTGGACCGATTGACGATGGTTATTCTCCGGACGATGTTGCCGCTTCATTCTACCACAATCTCGGTATCGATTTCACACAGGAATATCATACGAATACAGGACGCCCCATCACTATTGTTCGTGATGGATCTGTGATCGATAAGCTGTTTGCATAACATTAGAACGATTTCAAGATTTCAGCCAATATATCTATGTGTAGATCTGGCATTATCGGTAATAAAATTATTTCCTGAGGGGGAATGAAAATGTTGAAACTATCAAAAGCGCTTCTGACGATGACCTTAATTTTTGCCTGTGTTGCTTCAGTTAATGCAGCAGATAAAGAAGCCAAAAAGAAAAAAGGTAAAAAACAACAAACGGTCAGAATTCAAGCTTTGAATTTACCGAAAACGATCGAATTAACTGATGAACAAAAAGAGAAGATTGCTGGTCTAAAAAAGGAATATACACCTCAATTTGTTGCCTTACAGAAAAAGAATCGCGAAATTCTAACTCCCGATCAGCGTAAAGCCCGTGGTAAAGCGATGAAGCAGGCAAAAGAAGAAGGTAAAAAAGGGAAGGAACTTCGTTCTGCCGTTAATTCTGCTCTCAAGCTCTCTGATGACCAGAGCAAGCAAATGAAAGAAGTGGGGGCAGAAATGAAAAAACTGAATGGTGAAGTCAGAGGTAAACTTTCAAAAATCTTGACCGCCGATCAACTCGCTAAAATCAAAAAACCTGGGAAAGGTTCAAAAAAGAAAAAGAAGAAAAATACTTAATTCGATGGAGTCGTTTTGACTTCGTTGTGCTGAATTAATTGTTGGCCAATCAGCATGATCGCTCCCCTGGTTCTACTATTTGAACCAGGGGTATTTTTTT
The Gimesia aquarii DNA segment above includes these coding regions:
- a CDS encoding DUF1501 domain-containing protein, with the protein product MAISMTCDGVKRRDFLKVGALGFTGLTLSSYLRLVDAGKTKPKGAKSAIFIELPGGPSHMDTFDLKPESPSEYRGEFNPIKTNIDGIEICEHLPKLASCMDKFALLRGVSHSVAAHALGRSYVNTGNRPLPSLEYPGYGAVFTKENPGPENLPPYVSIPNSTQKPGFLGVKYAPLNTGATPRPGQPFNVRGISLRSGLTVENIERRESLLRDIDQTFNGLEKNSQLIEGLDQFGQQAYSIITSKRARDAFDISKESPAFSKPFGESSFGQSCLLASRLVESGVRFVTVSTGGWDTHRNNWDSLENRLLPSLDTGLSALFNGLAEKGLLESTAVYVTGEFGRTPKINRERGGRDHYPRCMFMLMAGGQVKGGQVIGKSDDKGTGPIDDGYSPDDVAASFYHNLGIDFTQEYHTNTGRPITIVRDGSVIDKLFA